A window of the Euzebya pacifica genome harbors these coding sequences:
- the istB gene encoding IS21-like element helper ATPase IstB has translation MATTPASATDSHLAYLCRAMKAPSLAAAAPRLADRAREEGWTHEAFLAACLEKEVDARAAHGGQARIKAAKFPARKTLEDFDFDHQTSVKRELIGHLGQLDFVDARANVVFLGPPGTGKTHLSIALGIRACLAGHRVAFATAAQWVDRLGAAHAAGRLQDELRALGRVPVVVIDEVGYIPFEAEAANLFFQLIAARYERASVIMSSNKPFSRWGEVFGDPVVAAAMIDRLVHHADVVPLKGDSYRLKDRDLGRVPAADPAP, from the coding sequence GCCCCGTCCCTCGCGGCGGCCGCCCCGCGGCTGGCCGACCGGGCCCGCGAGGAGGGCTGGACCCACGAGGCGTTCCTCGCCGCGTGCCTTGAGAAAGAAGTCGACGCCCGCGCCGCCCACGGCGGCCAGGCCCGCATCAAAGCCGCGAAGTTCCCGGCCCGCAAGACCCTGGAGGACTTCGACTTCGACCACCAGACCTCCGTCAAGCGCGAATTGATCGGCCATCTCGGCCAGCTCGACTTCGTCGACGCCCGCGCCAACGTGGTGTTCCTCGGCCCGCCCGGCACCGGCAAGACCCACCTCTCCATCGCGCTGGGCATCCGCGCCTGCCTGGCCGGTCACCGCGTCGCCTTCGCCACCGCCGCCCAATGGGTCGACCGGCTCGGCGCCGCCCACGCCGCCGGCCGGCTCCAGGACGAACTCCGCGCCCTCGGCCGCGTCCCCGTCGTGGTCATCGACGAGGTCGGCTACATCCCGTTTGAGGCCGAGGCCGCCAACCTGTTCTTCCAACTCATCGCCGCCAGATACGAACGCGCCAGCGTGATCATGAGCTCCAACAAGCCATTCAGCCGGTGGGGCGAGGTCTTCGGCGACCCCGTCGTGGCCGCAGCCATGATCGACCGGCTCGTCCACCACGCCGACGTCGTCCCGCTCAAGGGCGACAGCTACCGCCTCAAGGACCGCGACCTCGGCCGCGTCCCCGCCGCCGACCCAGCACCATGA
- a CDS encoding endonuclease domain-containing protein — MAFAISSALGLRLTTLEEIAAIVDGRGQFPGSARMRRVLADFGDAESHSRRERSLRRELLRLGVPIVDGSHDILDERGRTVAQADVAVPAVRLNAEVDGPHHFAPAQQASDRRRDRNLKAIDWDVVRYLYYEIDEDVERVAREIADLYHRRLRALQQAA; from the coding sequence GTGGCCTTCGCCATCAGCTCGGCACTCGGGCTTCGGCTGACGACGCTCGAGGAGATTGCAGCCATCGTGGACGGCCGCGGTCAGTTTCCGGGCTCGGCACGGATGAGGAGGGTGCTCGCCGATTTCGGTGACGCCGAGTCCCACTCTCGTCGTGAGCGCTCCTTGCGACGAGAGCTGTTGCGTCTGGGTGTCCCGATCGTCGACGGCAGCCATGACATCCTGGACGAGCGGGGGAGGACCGTCGCGCAGGCTGACGTGGCTGTCCCCGCGGTGCGTCTCAACGCCGAGGTCGACGGACCGCACCACTTCGCTCCCGCGCAACAGGCCTCCGACAGACGGCGGGACCGCAACCTCAAGGCCATCGACTGGGACGTCGTCCGCTACCTCTACTACGAGATCGATGAGGACGTGGAGAGGGTCGCCCGGGAGATCGCTGACCTGTATCACCGGCGGCTGCGCGCCCTCCAGCAGGCCGCCTGA
- a CDS encoding Lrp/AsnC family transcriptional regulator translates to MITAIVLLHVDVHLIPETATALANIERVSEVYSVTGDWELVVMVRVRSHEEIADVVTGEIAKVEGVTATHTMIAFRAYASEDLDRLWGIGFEDAEGL, encoded by the coding sequence GTGATCACCGCCATCGTGTTGCTTCATGTCGACGTCCACCTGATCCCCGAGACGGCGACCGCCCTCGCCAACATCGAGCGGGTGAGCGAGGTCTACTCCGTCACCGGTGACTGGGAGCTGGTCGTGATGGTCCGCGTGCGCTCCCACGAGGAGATCGCCGACGTCGTGACCGGCGAGATCGCCAAGGTCGAGGGCGTCACCGCCACCCACACGATGATCGCCTTCCGCGCCTACGCCTCCGAAGACCTCGACCGCCTCTGGGGCATCGGCTTCGAGGACGCCGAAGGCCTCTAG
- a CDS encoding peptide ABC transporter substrate-binding protein: protein MTTSNLRRLLAALALSALVLAGCSSSDEGDTAEDTTEDTGAEATDEEATDEEATDEEATDEEEPADEEPTDEGDEAASGDRVSTYIGQPESLTPTNNTESEGNAVLSALFTTLIEYDSENNYEPVMANAASIETEDNQTYVVTLNEGWTFHDGTPVTAESYVNAWNYAAYAPNAQSVAGFFLPIAGYEDMQCGTTTDADGEEVADCDTAPPAADTLSGLTVDSETQFTITLTEAEPFFITRLGYPAYAPLPESFYDDPAAFDRAPIGNGPFMMAGEWEDDVVINTDAYPDYQGTPAQIPGIEFRIYADVNTAVTDLVAGNLDIVDAVPPEQWESTISQVPNSDLSPSSSINYIGFPNYAPPFDDATLRAALSMAIDREAITEGIFGGLRQPANNILAPVIPGYEDVVCDEWTFNPELAAERFEEFGGVEALGDSIEIWFNEGGGHDLWMDAVITQWEQNLGIPASSVTFQQLPFAEYLELADTQQLTGPFRLGWGMDYPHPQNYLQILLELTAPEGGNNATFWTNDEYSSLVAEALAVPDVEESLPTWQEANAVACSEAPVAPMFYGQNSYAWNDTVSNVSVDAFSNLDYTALTLG from the coding sequence ATGACCACGTCCAACCTGCGAAGGCTGCTTGCCGCCCTCGCCCTGAGCGCGCTGGTACTTGCCGGCTGCTCCAGCTCCGACGAGGGTGACACCGCCGAGGACACCACCGAGGACACGGGCGCCGAGGCCACCGACGAGGAGGCCACCGACGAGGAGGCCACCGACGAGGAGGCCACCGACGAGGAAGAGCCCGCCGACGAAGAGCCGACCGACGAGGGTGACGAGGCCGCTTCCGGCGACCGCGTGTCCACCTACATCGGCCAGCCCGAGAGCCTGACCCCCACCAACAACACCGAGTCCGAGGGCAACGCTGTCCTCTCGGCGCTGTTCACCACCCTGATCGAGTACGACTCGGAGAACAACTACGAGCCGGTCATGGCGAACGCCGCGTCGATCGAGACCGAGGACAACCAGACCTACGTCGTCACCCTGAACGAGGGCTGGACCTTCCACGACGGCACGCCGGTCACCGCTGAGTCCTACGTCAACGCGTGGAACTACGCTGCCTACGCCCCCAACGCGCAGTCGGTCGCTGGTTTCTTCCTGCCGATCGCTGGCTACGAGGACATGCAGTGCGGCACCACCACCGACGCCGATGGTGAAGAGGTCGCTGACTGTGACACCGCTCCGCCGGCTGCCGACACCCTCTCCGGCCTGACCGTGGACTCCGAGACGCAGTTCACCATCACGCTGACCGAGGCCGAGCCCTTCTTCATCACCCGTCTGGGCTACCCGGCCTACGCGCCGCTGCCCGAGTCGTTCTACGACGACCCCGCCGCCTTCGACCGCGCCCCCATCGGCAACGGTCCCTTCATGATGGCTGGTGAGTGGGAGGACGACGTCGTCATCAACACCGACGCCTACCCGGACTACCAGGGCACCCCTGCCCAGATCCCCGGCATCGAGTTCCGCATCTACGCCGACGTCAACACCGCCGTGACCGACCTGGTCGCCGGCAACCTCGACATCGTCGACGCCGTGCCGCCGGAGCAGTGGGAGAGCACCATCAGCCAGGTCCCGAACAGCGACCTGTCCCCCTCCTCCTCCATCAACTACATCGGCTTCCCGAACTACGCTCCGCCGTTCGACGACGCGACGCTCCGCGCCGCCCTGTCGATGGCCATCGACCGTGAGGCCATCACCGAGGGCATCTTCGGTGGCCTGCGTCAGCCGGCCAACAACATCCTTGCTCCGGTGATCCCGGGCTACGAGGACGTTGTCTGCGACGAGTGGACCTTCAACCCCGAGCTCGCTGCCGAGCGCTTCGAGGAGTTCGGTGGCGTCGAGGCCCTGGGCGACTCGATCGAGATCTGGTTCAACGAGGGCGGCGGCCACGACCTGTGGATGGACGCAGTCATCACCCAGTGGGAGCAGAACCTGGGCATCCCCGCGTCCAGCGTCACCTTCCAGCAGCTGCCGTTCGCGGAGTACCTGGAGCTCGCTGACACCCAGCAGCTGACCGGTCCGTTCCGCCTCGGCTGGGGCATGGACTACCCGCACCCGCAGAACTACCTGCAGATCCTGCTGGAGCTCACCGCTCCCGAGGGCGGCAACAACGCCACCTTCTGGACCAACGACGAGTACTCCAGCCTGGTTGCCGAGGCGCTCGCCGTCCCGGACGTCGAGGAGTCCCTCCCGACCTGGCAGGAGGCCAACGCGGTCGCCTGTTCCGAGGCTCCTGTTGCCCCGATGTTCTACGGGCAGAACAGCTACGCCTGGAACGACACCGTGAGCAACGTGTCCGTCGACGCGTTCTCCAACCTGGACTACACGGCCCTGACCCTGGGCTAG
- a CDS encoding ABC transporter permease → MGRYMIRRILQFIPVLLGATFLIFASVFSLAGDPIRALSGDRPVPQSVVDQLRDEFNLNDPLLVQYGKYMGVIAQDDSGEREGLLTGDFGTTFRGRPVSEIMKDKLPVSIRLGLSAFVIEAIIGVIAGVLAALRKDGFIDTLVKVSTVAVISIPIFVLALYAQYGFAVNLGLLPVAGIQAGWQSYVMPAFVLASVSLAYVSRLTRTSVIENLRADYVRTAKSKGMNNRRVVGIHTLRNSMIPVLTYLGIDLGALLSGAIITETVFNLPGIGREVFNAVKSQDGAVVVGIVTFLILVYMAANLFVDFLYAVLDPRIRYE, encoded by the coding sequence GTGGGTCGTTACATGATCCGGCGGATCCTTCAGTTCATACCCGTGCTGCTCGGCGCGACGTTCCTGATCTTCGCCTCCGTCTTCTCCCTCGCGGGTGACCCGATCCGCGCCCTCTCCGGTGACAGACCGGTGCCGCAGAGCGTCGTGGACCAGCTCCGCGACGAGTTCAACCTCAACGACCCGCTGCTGGTCCAGTACGGCAAGTACATGGGCGTCATCGCCCAGGACGACAGCGGCGAGCGCGAGGGCCTCCTGACCGGTGACTTCGGGACCACGTTCCGTGGCCGGCCCGTGTCGGAGATCATGAAGGACAAGCTCCCCGTCTCCATCAGGCTGGGTCTGAGCGCCTTCGTGATCGAGGCGATCATCGGCGTGATCGCCGGTGTGCTCGCCGCGCTCCGCAAGGACGGCTTCATCGACACACTGGTGAAGGTGTCGACGGTGGCGGTGATCTCAATCCCCATCTTCGTCCTCGCGCTGTACGCCCAGTACGGCTTCGCCGTGAACCTCGGCCTGCTGCCCGTCGCCGGCATCCAGGCCGGCTGGCAGAGCTACGTCATGCCGGCGTTCGTCCTGGCCTCGGTGTCGCTGGCCTATGTCTCGCGCCTGACGCGGACGAGCGTGATCGAGAACCTCCGTGCCGACTACGTGCGGACCGCGAAGTCCAAGGGCATGAACAACCGTCGTGTGGTGGGCATCCACACCCTCCGCAACTCGATGATCCCGGTGCTGACCTACCTGGGCATCGACCTCGGTGCGCTGCTGAGCGGCGCGATCATCACCGAGACCGTCTTCAACCTGCCAGGTATCGGTCGTGAGGTGTTCAACGCGGTGAAGAGCCAGGACGGCGCCGTCGTGGTCGGGATCGTCACGTTCCTGATCCTCGTCTACATGGCCGCCAACCTCTTCGTCGACTTCCTCTACGCCGTCCTCGACCCCCGGATCCGTTATGAGTAG
- a CDS encoding ABC transporter permease, producing MSSSAPSETYERVPLEIGKSKAGMDTEGVGREASLWKDAGRQLVRNPAFVIASILILIYVFMALFPQVIAPNGVTRELCNTRLGAQPPSSEFLFGLDDKGCPYFERVIYGVRPSMLIGPSVTVFAFSIALIFGTLAGYYGGIIDTLIARVTDIILALPLILGALVLITAFRNASPDDPEVSPIIRVLAGVFQTVDGFVNVNGIGIVVFVLVILGWPSMLRLARSSVIANKNSDYVEAARALGASDLRIMTRHIIPNSLAPILVYATITIGAVIVGEAALSFLGVGLQTPAISWGLQLSTAQNRIQQDPHLMLFPGAFLAVLVFSFILLGDALRDALDPKLR from the coding sequence ATGAGTAGCAGCGCCCCCTCCGAGACCTACGAGCGCGTCCCGCTGGAGATCGGCAAGTCCAAGGCCGGCATGGACACCGAGGGTGTCGGACGCGAAGCCTCCCTGTGGAAGGACGCCGGACGCCAGCTCGTCCGCAACCCCGCCTTCGTCATCGCGTCGATCCTGATCCTGATCTACGTCTTCATGGCGCTGTTCCCGCAGGTCATCGCCCCCAACGGCGTGACCCGTGAGCTGTGCAACACCCGCCTCGGTGCCCAGCCGCCGTCCTCGGAGTTCCTCTTCGGCCTCGACGACAAGGGCTGCCCGTACTTCGAGCGGGTCATCTACGGCGTGCGTCCCTCGATGCTCATCGGTCCCTCGGTGACCGTGTTCGCCTTCTCCATCGCCCTGATCTTCGGCACCCTCGCCGGCTACTACGGCGGGATCATCGACACGCTCATCGCGCGTGTCACCGACATCATCCTGGCGCTGCCGCTGATCCTCGGCGCCCTGGTGCTGATCACGGCCTTCCGCAACGCCTCGCCCGACGACCCCGAGGTCTCGCCGATCATCAGGGTCCTCGCCGGCGTCTTCCAGACCGTCGACGGGTTCGTCAACGTCAACGGCATCGGCATCGTCGTGTTCGTGCTGGTGATCCTCGGCTGGCCATCGATGCTCCGCCTGGCTCGCTCCTCCGTCATCGCCAACAAGAACAGCGACTACGTCGAGGCAGCTCGTGCGCTCGGCGCGTCGGACCTGCGGATCATGACCCGCCACATCATCCCGAACTCCCTCGCCCCGATCCTGGTCTACGCCACGATCACCATCGGCGCGGTCATCGTGGGTGAAGCGGCGCTGTCCTTCCTCGGCGTCGGCCTGCAGACCCCCGCCATCTCGTGGGGGCTCCAGCTGTCGACGGCGCAGAACCGGATCCAGCAGGACCCGCACCTCATGTTGTTCCCGGGCGCGTTCCTCGCCGTGCTGGTGTTCAGCTTCATCCTGCTCGGCGACGCCCTTCGCGACGCACTGGACCCGAAGCTGCGATGA
- a CDS encoding ABC transporter ATP-binding protein: protein MTDYTNDAAATRGATAVANNTDVLLEVKDLNVEFRTDRGVVNAVNGVKYKVRAGETVAILGESGSGKSVSAQAIMGIIDSPPGFITSGEILYRGEDLLTMDEEKRRSIRGAKISMVFQDALSSLNPVFTIGWQLSEMFRIHQGASRVEAKERSIDLLERVGIPSPEKRVDSYPHEFSGGMRQRAMIAMAIALDPEVLIADEPTTALDVTVQAQIMELLAGLQEQYGMSMVLITHDLGVVAEVADRVNVMYAGRIVEHGSGLEVFTNPAHPYTVGLMESIPRADLKGTQLTPIVGSPPDLAHLPSGCSFHPRCRFRRTNCFDVEPPAVEVPGDDRYAACHYTDEVLEADVRV, encoded by the coding sequence ATGACCGACTACACCAACGATGCAGCCGCCACGCGTGGCGCAACCGCCGTCGCCAACAACACCGACGTCCTGCTCGAGGTCAAGGACCTCAACGTGGAGTTCCGGACCGACCGGGGCGTCGTCAACGCCGTCAACGGAGTCAAGTACAAGGTCCGGGCCGGGGAGACCGTCGCCATCCTCGGGGAGTCCGGGTCGGGCAAGTCGGTCTCCGCCCAGGCCATCATGGGCATCATCGACAGCCCCCCCGGCTTCATCACCTCCGGAGAGATCCTGTACCGCGGCGAGGACCTCCTCACCATGGACGAGGAGAAGCGGCGGTCCATCCGCGGGGCCAAGATCTCGATGGTGTTCCAGGACGCGCTGAGCTCGCTCAACCCGGTGTTCACCATCGGATGGCAGCTCAGCGAGATGTTCCGGATCCACCAGGGGGCGAGCCGCGTCGAAGCCAAGGAGCGCAGCATCGACCTGCTCGAACGGGTCGGCATCCCGTCCCCGGAGAAGCGGGTCGACTCCTACCCCCACGAGTTCTCCGGTGGCATGCGCCAGCGGGCCATGATCGCCATGGCCATCGCGCTGGACCCCGAGGTGCTGATCGCCGACGAGCCGACCACCGCGCTGGACGTGACGGTCCAGGCCCAGATCATGGAGCTGCTCGCGGGGCTGCAGGAGCAGTACGGCATGTCGATGGTCCTGATCACCCACGACCTCGGCGTCGTTGCCGAGGTCGCCGACCGGGTCAACGTCATGTACGCCGGACGCATCGTCGAGCACGGGTCGGGCCTGGAGGTCTTCACCAACCCGGCGCACCCCTACACGGTGGGCCTGATGGAGTCGATCCCCCGCGCCGACCTGAAGGGCACCCAGCTGACGCCGATCGTTGGGTCACCGCCGGACCTCGCCCATCTGCCGAGCGGGTGCTCGTTCCACCCCCGCTGCCGGTTCCGCCGCACCAACTGCTTCGACGTCGAACCGCCCGCCGTCGAGGTGCCCGGTGACGACCGCTACGCCGCTTGCCACTACACCGATGAGGTCCTCGAAGCCGATGTCCGTGTCTGA
- a CDS encoding ABC transporter ATP-binding protein: MSVSEATESTPGPSYDSTPLLQVEGLVKHFPIKQGIVFKRTIGHVQAVDGVSFDLYPGETLGLVGESGSGKSTVARTLLRLHEPTAGKAMYEGEDLFQMSSGDMRRRRRDIQMIFQDPYASLNPRMTVRDIVTEGWKIHSGLVAKKNWEQRAGELLERVGLNPDHINRYPHQFSGGQRQRIGVARALALEPKIIVADEPVSALDVSVQAQVINLLEEIQDEFNLSYIFIAHDLSVVRHIADRVAVMYLGRVVEIGTEDEIYERPTHPYTQALLSATPIADPVLARERPDRILLQGDLPSPSDPPSGCRFRTRCFKVREECSKEDPALVDRFGHGHPSACLFAEEQKVLHK; this comes from the coding sequence ATGTCCGTGTCTGAAGCCACAGAGTCCACGCCCGGCCCGTCCTACGACAGCACGCCGCTGCTGCAGGTCGAGGGTCTGGTCAAGCACTTCCCGATCAAGCAGGGGATCGTGTTCAAGCGCACGATCGGCCATGTCCAGGCCGTCGACGGGGTGTCGTTCGACCTCTATCCCGGCGAGACGCTCGGCCTCGTCGGTGAGTCCGGGTCGGGCAAGTCGACCGTCGCCCGCACCCTCCTCCGGCTGCACGAGCCGACCGCCGGCAAGGCGATGTACGAGGGCGAGGACCTCTTCCAGATGTCGTCCGGGGACATGCGCAGGCGTCGTCGCGACATCCAGATGATCTTCCAGGACCCCTACGCCTCGCTGAACCCGCGCATGACGGTTCGCGACATCGTGACCGAGGGCTGGAAGATCCACAGCGGCCTGGTCGCCAAGAAGAACTGGGAGCAGCGGGCCGGCGAGCTGCTGGAACGCGTGGGCCTGAACCCCGACCACATCAACCGCTACCCCCACCAGTTCTCCGGTGGTCAGCGGCAGCGCATCGGCGTGGCCCGGGCGCTGGCGCTGGAACCCAAGATCATCGTGGCCGACGAGCCCGTCTCGGCGCTGGACGTGTCGGTCCAGGCGCAGGTCATCAACCTGCTCGAGGAGATCCAGGACGAGTTCAACCTGTCCTACATCTTCATCGCCCACGACCTGTCGGTGGTCCGCCACATCGCCGACCGCGTGGCGGTCATGTACCTCGGCCGGGTCGTCGAGATCGGGACCGAGGACGAGATCTACGAACGTCCCACGCACCCCTACACCCAGGCGCTGCTGTCGGCCACGCCCATCGCCGACCCGGTGCTGGCCCGCGAACGGCCCGACCGGATCCTGCTGCAGGGCGACCTGCCGTCCCCGTCCGACCCGCCGTCGGGCTGCCGGTTCCGCACCCGTTGCTTCAAGGTCCGGGAGGAGTGCTCCAAGGAGGATCCGGCGCTGGTCGACCGGTTCGGTCACGGCCACCCGTCGGCATGCCTGTTCGCCGAGGAGCAGAAGGTCCTCCACAAGTAG
- a CDS encoding DEDD exonuclease domain-containing protein — protein sequence MFQPSLSDLGQRLVDTTFVVVDLETTGGSPERDRITEIGAVKVRQGELLGELSTLVDPGVSVPRAITALTGISNASVNGRPPVSAVLPSFVEFARGCTLVAHNARFDVGFLNAALERLDYPRLDHPVVCTAQLARRVVGDETRNHKLSSLAVHFRSSTVPVHRALADARATVDVLHGLLERAGSYGVVTLDDLIEFSKVRNMPVFTSRRKMADDLPDTPGVYRFVSASGEVLYVGKATDLRARVRQYFGTDRRRRIAELVKEAKRVDHTVTPTAVEAEVREAREIRQHRPRFNKRGKRVRTPVWVKVTREAYPRLSIVRSPGSDGAVVLGPLPSRRVADLVVAAIHDAIPIRRCTTKMVADTRFAACALAEMGRCVAPCIGRVDVEGYAEVTSAAEQVLSGDVEPALRVLRDRMSARAEQSRYEEAADYRDRMDAIVSWVTRTRRDQALRAAGTLAVSRPARTPSRREVLVARAGWLVGTVVVAPEDVDRAVAELAARPSPNEVPPPEEVAIIGSWVHGPDARLEHSDAPYGWPVASGATLEAEAVALAARRRRAGRPEAALADKRRTRTSTATAAPTG from the coding sequence ATGTTCCAACCTTCCCTCAGCGACCTCGGCCAGCGGCTGGTCGACACCACCTTCGTCGTGGTCGACCTGGAGACCACCGGCGGGTCACCCGAACGGGACCGGATCACCGAGATCGGCGCGGTCAAGGTCCGGCAGGGCGAGCTGCTGGGCGAGCTGTCGACGTTGGTGGACCCGGGCGTCTCCGTGCCTCGGGCCATCACCGCCCTCACCGGGATCTCCAACGCCTCGGTCAACGGACGCCCGCCCGTTTCCGCCGTGCTGCCGTCGTTCGTGGAGTTCGCCCGCGGGTGCACCCTGGTTGCCCACAACGCACGGTTCGACGTGGGGTTCCTCAACGCGGCCCTCGAGCGGCTGGACTACCCCCGGCTGGACCACCCCGTCGTCTGCACGGCCCAGCTCGCCCGACGGGTCGTCGGTGACGAGACCCGCAACCACAAGCTGTCGTCGCTGGCCGTGCACTTCCGCTCCTCCACCGTGCCCGTCCATCGCGCCCTGGCCGACGCCCGCGCCACGGTGGACGTGCTGCACGGCTTGCTCGAACGGGCCGGCAGCTACGGCGTGGTCACGCTTGATGACCTGATCGAGTTCAGCAAGGTCCGCAACATGCCGGTCTTCACATCGCGGCGGAAGATGGCCGACGACCTGCCTGACACCCCCGGCGTGTATCGCTTCGTCTCGGCGTCCGGCGAGGTCCTCTACGTCGGCAAGGCCACGGACCTCCGTGCCCGGGTCAGGCAGTACTTCGGGACCGACCGGCGCCGCCGGATCGCCGAGCTCGTCAAGGAGGCCAAGCGCGTCGACCACACCGTCACGCCGACGGCCGTCGAGGCCGAGGTGCGCGAGGCACGCGAGATCCGCCAGCACCGTCCACGGTTCAACAAGCGGGGCAAGCGCGTCCGCACCCCCGTCTGGGTGAAGGTGACCCGCGAGGCGTACCCACGGCTGTCGATCGTCCGCTCACCAGGCTCCGATGGTGCGGTGGTCCTGGGTCCCCTCCCCTCCCGTCGGGTCGCAGACCTCGTGGTCGCCGCCATCCACGACGCCATCCCCATCCGGCGCTGCACGACGAAGATGGTTGCCGACACCCGCTTCGCCGCCTGTGCCCTGGCCGAGATGGGACGCTGCGTCGCGCCGTGCATCGGTCGGGTGGACGTCGAGGGCTACGCCGAGGTCACCAGCGCAGCTGAGCAGGTCCTGTCCGGCGACGTCGAACCGGCCCTGCGCGTCCTTCGGGACCGCATGTCGGCCCGGGCCGAGCAGTCGCGTTACGAGGAAGCGGCGGACTACCGCGACCGCATGGACGCCATCGTGTCGTGGGTCACCCGTACGAGGCGCGATCAGGCGCTGCGGGCGGCGGGCACCCTGGCGGTGTCGCGGCCCGCACGGACGCCGTCACGTCGCGAGGTCCTGGTCGCCCGCGCCGGATGGCTGGTCGGCACCGTCGTGGTGGCTCCCGAGGACGTCGATCGTGCCGTGGCCGAGCTCGCCGCCCGCCCCTCCCCCAACGAGGTGCCCCCGCCCGAGGAGGTGGCGATCATCGGCTCCTGGGTGCACGGTCCCGACGCCCGCCTGGAGCACAGCGACGCGCCCTACGGCTGGCCCGTCGCCAGCGGGGCAACGCTCGAGGCCGAGGCGGTCGCGCTTGCCGCACGGCGGCGCCGGGCCGGTCGTCCCGAAGCTGCATTGGCCGACAAGCGGCGGACGCGGACGTCGACGGCCACAGCGGCCCCGACCGGCTGA
- a CDS encoding LVIVD repeat-containing protein, with amino-acid sequence MRTTALSLAVLLVLGVLSLAPASATEGGENITPVDNIPFPSVDSGEGTDSDFLTYDIDPTDGVNERTVGVFGSIGAGALILDVTDGGAPTQLAFYSCSIGQGDIQIFQQGDKTYFAFTDDGYSTERNEPSACQQWAKGDADFTGGNKQGTFIVDITDPTSPTNVDFIPFPRGSHNQTVHPSGNFLYNSNSELITNAANAGIEVWEITDIATTAPVNHGVMPLPVRPGLGTDSHDITFNADGSRAYSAALSQTVIINTEDPAEPFVVTSFVDPAINVEHQANPVTLTDPLLGEREFLIVEDEFAGAAGAEQTCPSGGTHVYDITDETLPVKVGSWYVGDVANTNAIGLNSCTAHVFDIHEDAQIMTMSFYGGGVRVIDLTGLVGLSVGGVGVGMKEIGYHRFEDSNSWSVKAPLVERNEDGSLKDFHLYSNDINRGVDTYLFSTGGEVATGTGNGEWFPGTSFVETFGAAVTPADYEPFCLLRAAGETVRGIAAPALIDGGTGVLLGDITAA; translated from the coding sequence GTGCGCACCACTGCCCTGTCCCTTGCCGTACTGCTCGTCCTCGGCGTGCTCTCGCTCGCCCCGGCCTCGGCGACCGAGGGCGGCGAGAACATCACCCCGGTCGACAACATCCCCTTCCCCAGCGTCGACAGCGGCGAGGGGACGGACTCCGACTTCCTGACCTACGACATCGACCCCACGGACGGCGTCAACGAGCGCACCGTCGGCGTGTTCGGCTCCATCGGCGCGGGCGCCTTGATCCTCGACGTCACCGACGGCGGCGCCCCCACCCAGCTGGCGTTCTACAGCTGCTCCATCGGTCAGGGCGACATCCAGATCTTCCAGCAGGGCGACAAGACCTACTTCGCCTTCACCGACGACGGCTACTCGACGGAGCGCAACGAGCCCAGCGCGTGCCAGCAGTGGGCGAAGGGCGACGCGGACTTCACCGGCGGCAACAAGCAGGGCACGTTCATCGTCGACATCACCGACCCGACGTCGCCGACGAACGTCGACTTCATCCCGTTCCCGCGCGGCTCCCACAACCAGACGGTCCACCCGTCGGGCAACTTCCTCTACAACTCCAACTCCGAGCTGATCACCAACGCCGCCAACGCCGGCATCGAGGTCTGGGAGATCACCGACATCGCCACCACCGCCCCGGTGAACCACGGCGTCATGCCGCTGCCGGTTCGTCCGGGCCTGGGCACGGACTCCCACGACATCACCTTCAACGCCGACGGCTCCCGGGCGTACTCCGCGGCGCTCTCCCAGACGGTCATCATCAACACCGAGGACCCCGCGGAGCCCTTCGTCGTGACCTCCTTCGTGGACCCCGCCATCAACGTGGAGCACCAGGCCAACCCCGTCACCCTCACCGACCCGCTGCTGGGCGAGCGCGAGTTCCTCATCGTCGAGGACGAGTTCGCCGGCGCCGCGGGTGCCGAGCAGACCTGTCCCTCCGGTGGCACGCACGTCTACGACATCACCGACGAGACGCTTCCCGTCAAGGTCGGGTCCTGGTACGTCGGCGACGTCGCCAACACCAACGCGATTGGCCTGAACTCGTGCACCGCGCACGTGTTCGACATCCACGAGGACGCCCAGATCATGACCATGTCGTTCTACGGCGGCGGCGTCCGGGTGATCGACCTGACCGGTCTGGTCGGCCTCAGCGTCGGCGGCGTCGGCGTGGGCATGAAGGAGATCGGCTACCACCGCTTCGAGGACTCCAACTCCTGGTCGGTCAAGGCCCCGCTGGTGGAGCGCAACGAGGACGGCAGCCTGAAGGACTTCCACCTCTACTCCAACGACATCAACCGCGGCGTGGACACCTACCTGTTCAGCACCGGTGGTGAGGTGGCGACCGGCACCGGCAACGGTGAGTGGTTCCCCGGCACGTCGTTCGTCGAGACCTTCGGGGCAGCCGTCACGCCGGCCGACTACGAGCCCTTCTGCCTGCTGCGCGCAGCGGGCGAGACGGTCCGCGGCATCGCGGCCCCCGCCCTCATCGACGGCGGGACCGGCGTGCTCCTTGGCGACATCACCGCCGCGTAG